In one Helicobacter sp. 12S02232-10 genomic region, the following are encoded:
- the typA gene encoding translational GTPase TypA has product MQNIRNIAVIAHVDHGKTTLVDGLLSQSGTFGEREKIDERVMDSNDLERERGITILSKNTAIQYKGTKINIIDTPGHADFGGEVERVLKMVDGVLLLVDAQEGVMPQTKFVVKKALNFGIRPIVVVNKIDKPAAEPDRVVDEVFDLFVAMGANDNQLDFPVIYAAARDGYAIKNLNDEKKSLEPLFEAILEHIPLPDGDKANALQMQIFTLDYDNYVGKIGIARVFNGRIKKGENVMLAKGDGSKENGRITKLIGFLGLARTEIEEAEAGDIVAVAGFNAIDVGDSIVDPNNPMPLDPMHLEEPTMSVHFSVNDSPLAGLEGKHVTANKLKDRLLKEMQTNIAMRCEEMGEGKFKVSGRGELQITILAENLRREGFEFSISRPEVIIKEEEGKKLEPFEHLVIDTPQDFSGTIIEKLGRRKAEMKAMNPMGEGYTRLEFEIPARGLIGYRSEFLTDTKGEGVMNHSFLEFRAYSGSVESRKNGALISMENGEATGFSLFNIQERGALFIGPQTKVYIGMIIGEHSRDNDLDVNPIKSKHLTNMRASGSDDAIKLVPPRELTLERALEWIEDDEILEVTPLSIRIRKKYLDPNQRKRMTKK; this is encoded by the coding sequence ATGCAAAATATTCGAAATATTGCTGTAATTGCACACGTTGATCACGGAAAAACAACTTTAGTAGATGGTTTGCTTTCGCAATCAGGGACATTTGGAGAGCGTGAAAAAATTGATGAAAGGGTAATGGACAGCAATGATTTGGAGAGGGAAAGGGGCATTACTATCCTTTCTAAAAATACAGCAATTCAATATAAAGGGACAAAAATTAACATTATTGATACTCCCGGACACGCCGACTTTGGTGGGGAGGTTGAGCGCGTATTGAAAATGGTTGATGGCGTACTTTTGCTTGTGGATGCTCAAGAGGGCGTAATGCCCCAGACAAAATTTGTAGTTAAAAAAGCATTAAATTTTGGAATACGCCCCATTGTAGTGGTTAATAAGATTGATAAGCCTGCTGCAGAGCCTGATCGTGTTGTAGATGAAGTATTTGATTTGTTTGTGGCGATGGGGGCGAATGATAATCAGCTTGATTTTCCCGTGATTTATGCTGCTGCAAGAGATGGCTATGCGATCAAAAATCTCAATGATGAGAAAAAGAGTTTAGAACCTCTATTTGAAGCAATTTTAGAGCATATTCCTTTGCCTGATGGAGATAAGGCTAATGCCTTGCAAATGCAGATTTTTACGCTTGATTATGATAACTATGTAGGCAAAATCGGGATAGCTAGAGTGTTTAATGGACGGATTAAAAAAGGTGAAAACGTAATGCTTGCCAAAGGCGATGGGAGCAAAGAAAATGGGAGAATTACGAAACTTATCGGATTTTTAGGTCTTGCTAGAACTGAGATCGAAGAGGCTGAAGCAGGTGATATCGTAGCTGTTGCAGGGTTTAATGCGATTGATGTGGGTGATAGTATTGTTGATCCGAATAATCCGATGCCTTTAGATCCTATGCATTTAGAAGAGCCGACGATGAGTGTGCATTTTTCGGTCAATGATTCTCCGCTTGCTGGACTTGAGGGCAAACACGTCACAGCCAATAAGTTGAAAGATAGATTATTAAAAGAAATGCAAACAAACATTGCAATGCGATGTGAAGAAATGGGAGAGGGAAAATTTAAAGTTTCTGGAAGAGGGGAGCTTCAAATTACGATTTTAGCTGAAAATCTCAGACGAGAGGGATTTGAATTTAGCATATCTAGACCTGAAGTCATCATCAAGGAAGAGGAAGGGAAAAAACTTGAACCTTTTGAACATCTTGTTATTGATACCCCACAAGATTTTAGCGGTACTATTATTGAGAAGCTTGGACGCAGAAAAGCTGAGATGAAAGCAATGAATCCGATGGGCGAGGGATATACGCGTTTAGAATTTGAAATTCCTGCACGTGGTCTTATAGGCTATCGAAGCGAGTTTTTAACCGATACGAAAGGCGAGGGCGTAATGAACCACTCCTTTCTAGAATTTAGAGCATATAGTGGAAGTGTTGAATCACGTAAAAATGGAGCTCTCATCAGTATGGAAAATGGTGAAGCGACAGGTTTTTCACTTTTTAATATTCAAGAGAGAGGGGCACTTTTTATCGGTCCTCAAACAAAAGTTTATATCGGAATGATTATCGGGGAACATAGCAGAGATAATGATTTGGATGTTAATCCTATTAAGTCCAAACATCTCACAAATATGCGTGCAAGCGGAAGTGATGATGCTATTAAGCTTGTTCCTCCTAGAGAACTTACGCTTGAGCGCGCTTTGGAATGGATAGAAGATGATGAAATCCTTGAGGTAACCCCATTGAGCATTAGGATTCGAAAAAAATATCTCGATCCCAATCAAAGAAAAAGAATGACAAAAAAATAA
- a CDS encoding NAD(P)H-dependent oxidoreductase has product MKTNAFINAMNFRHACKVFDTNKKICTDDFEIILESGRLSPSSFGLEPTRMVVVRDKALREKMKPLCWNQEQITSASELVVFKSKVADLKAPTDYVSRLVSRRMAQKEKYDAYQQRIRGFLVANDLLGEEIVHWTSRQAYLMASSMMNCAAFMGIDSCPMEGFEQKPLEELFEIDTFKERIVLIVSFGYRLYDQPDKKYRLDKDELIEYK; this is encoded by the coding sequence ATGAAAACAAATGCTTTTATTAATGCAATGAATTTTAGGCACGCTTGCAAAGTTTTTGACACAAATAAAAAAATTTGTACTGATGACTTTGAAATAATTTTGGAATCAGGCAGATTATCCCCGAGTTCTTTCGGGCTTGAACCAACCCGAATGGTGGTTGTGAGGGATAAGGCTTTGAGAGAAAAAATGAAACCCTTATGTTGGAATCAAGAGCAGATTACAAGTGCGAGTGAATTGGTTGTATTTAAATCAAAAGTTGCCGATTTAAAAGCTCCTACTGATTATGTCAGCAGACTTGTCTCAAGACGAATGGCACAAAAAGAAAAATATGACGCTTACCAACAAAGAATCAGAGGATTTTTGGTTGCTAATGATCTTTTGGGTGAGGAGATTGTTCATTGGACTTCAAGACAGGCTTATTTGATGGCAAGCTCAATGATGAATTGTGCGGCCTTTATGGGGATTGATTCTTGTCCGATGGAAGGATTTGAACAAAAACCTTTGGAAGAACTTTTTGAAATTGATACATTTAAGGAACGAATTGTGCTAATTGTTTCTTTTGGTTATCGATTGTATGACCAACCCGATAAAAAATATCGTCTTGATAAGGATGAACTTATCGAATATAAATAG